In Tistrella mobilis, the genomic window TGGCGAACTCGGCGAAGGCTCGACCTGGGAAGCGGCGATGTCGGCCGGTCATCATCGGCTCGACAATCTGATCGCGCTGGTCGACTTCAACGACCAGCAGGCCGACGGCCATTCCCGCCAGGTGCTGTCGGCCGAACCCGTCACCGACAAATTCCGGGCCTTCGGCTGGCACGTCCAGCGGGTGAACGGCAACGATATCGAGGCGCTGCGCGCAGCCTTCGACACCGCACGTGAGCTGGATGAGCCCAGGCCCCGGGTCATCATCTGCGACACCACCATGTGCAAGGGCGTGCCGTTCCTGGAAGCCCGCGAGATCACCCATTTCATCCGGGTGGAGCCCGATGAATGGCAGCTCGCCCTGGATGCGCTCGACGAAGGAAAGCCCGCATGACCGCCCTGAAGCGCCCCGCCGGCCGCCCCGCCCCGGTCCGCGATCCGTCGCGCCCCCGGCTGACCACCTCGGCCATGATCGCCTCGCTGGCAGCCGAAGGCCAGCGCACCGAGCCCGCCCCCTTCGGCCATGCCCTGGTCGAGCTGGCAAAGACCCGGCCCGACATCGTGGGGCTGACGGCCGATCTTTCGAAATACACCGATCTGCACGTCTTCGCGAAGGCCTTCCCCGACCGCTTCTATCAGATGGGCATGGCCGAACAGCTGTTGATGGGCGCCGCCGCCGGCCTTGCCCGCGAAGGCTTCATCCCCTTCGCCACCACCTATGCGGTCTTCGCCTCGCGCCGCGCCTATGACTTCGTCTGCATGGCGATCGCCGAAGAAAGCCTGCCGGTCAAGATCGTCTGCGCCCTGCCCGGCCTCACCACCGGCTACGGCCCCAGCCATCAGGCGACCGAGGATCTGGCGATCTTCCGGGGCCTGCCGAACATGACCATCGTCGATCCCTGCGATGCCATCGACATCGCCCAGGCGGTGCCGGCAATCGCCGCCCATGACGGGCCGGTCTATATGCGGCTGCTGCGCGGCAATGTCCCGGCGGTGCTGGACGACTACGACTACAGCTTCGAACTGGGCAAGGCAAAGCTGCTGCGCGACGGGGCGGAGGTGCTGTTCATCGCAAGCGGGCTGATGACCATGCGGGTGCTGGACGCGGCGAAATCGCTCGCCGCGGACCGGATCGGCGCCGCGGTGCTGCATGTGCCGACCATCAAGCCGCTCGATACCGAAACCATCCTGCGCGAGGCCGCCCGCCCCGGGCGGCTGGTGGTGGTGGCCGAAAACCATACCATCATGGGCGGGCTGGGCGAGGCGGTCGCCGCAACCCTGATGCGGGGCGGCGTCCACCCCGCCTTCCGGCAGATCGCCCTGCCCGATGCCTTCCTGGATGCGGGCGCCCTGCCCACGCTGCACGACCGCTACGGCCTGTCGGCCGCTGCCGTGACCGCCGCCGTAAAGGGGTGGCTCTGACGTCAGGCCGGCTCCGAGGGAGCCCGAGCTGAGGCCGAACCGGTGCCGGGCCGGACAAACCCGGACGACCGGCCCCGAAAACGGGGCCGGCGCCACACAGAAAGACCAAGGGGGGAAAACCACATGCCGATCGAAATGCGCCGCCGCACCTTCCTGGCCGCAGGTGCCGGGCTGTTTGCCGCCCCGGCGATCCTGAGCCTGACCGGCGGGCGCGCCCGCGCCGCCACCACGCTGACCCTGGGCCATGGTGCCGCCGCCGGCAATCCGCGGGCCGTCGCCGCCGAAAAATTCGCCGAACTGGTCAAGGCGAAGACCAATGGCGAAATCGCGATCAACATCGCGGGTTCGGAACAGCTGGGCAATGACGTCGCCATGCTGACCTCGATCCGCACCGGCAGCCTGGACCTTACGGCCAACAGCCAGGGGGCGGCATCGGGCCTCGTGCCGGAAATCGCCGCGCTGGGCCTGCCCTTCCTGTTCAAGGACGCCACCGCCGCGATCCGCGTGCTCGACGGGCCGATCGGCGCCGATCTGGATGCAGCCTTCGGCAAGGTCGGCATGATCCCCCTCGACTGGTGGGATAACGGCATTCGCCATGTCACCAACGGCAAGCGGCCGGTGGCCACGCCCGCCGACCTCAAGGGTCTGAAGATCCGCACCCCAGCCGATCCGATGACGATCTACATCTTCACCGTCCTCGGCGCCGCCACCCAGCAGATCGCCTTCAGCGAACTTTACGTGGCGCTCCAGCAGGGCGTCGTCGACGGCCAGGAGAACCCGCTCGCCAATATCGCGAGTTCCAAGCTCTACGAGGTCAACAAATACATCAGCCTGACCGCCCATAAATGGGAGTCGACCCCCTTCCTGATGTCGCCGATCGCCGCCGCCCGCGTCGGCAAGGACGGGCTTGCCGCGATCAAGGCGGCCGCGAAGGAAGCGGGCGTGCTCCAGCGCCGGCTGATGGCCGAAGCGGACGTGAAGCTGCTCGCCGACTTCAAGGCCAATCCGGCGGTGGCGGTGAACGAGGTCGACCATGCGGCCTTCGTGCAGGCGACGGAACCGGTCAACGCGGCCTGGATCGACAAGCCCTTCGGCGGCTTCGTCAAGCGCCTGATCGACGCCGCCAAGGCCTGATGGAGGCAATCATGAAGACGCTTTCGGCCGGCGGCCCGTTCATGGCCGCCGCCGACGGCGTCGACCGGGTGCTGGGCGCGATCTGCCGCGCCGTGCTTCTGGTGACGCTGTCCCTGATGCTGGCCGGGCTGGGCCTGAACGTGGTGATCCGCTACGTCGCGACCCAGGGCGGCATCGACTGGATCAACGAGGCGACGGAGTTCCTGTTCCCCTGGGCGATCGCCGCCGGGATCGTGCTCGCCGTCCAGCGCGGCGCCCATATCGCGGTGGATGTGTTGTTCGGCTTCTTCGGCCCGCAAGGCGCGCGGGTGCTGGGCACGGCGATCCATCTTCTGGTCGCGGTCGCCTATCTGCTGCTGCTGAAAGTGACGATCGGGCTGATCCAGATCGTCTCGATCGAGATGAGCCCGCTGCTCGGCATCTCCCGATCCTGGGCCTATTGGGCCCTGGCCTTCGGTGCCGGCGGTGCCGCCTTCGCCAATGCCGCCATCGCGCTCAGGGTGGCGCTGAACGGCGTCTCCGCCCTGCCCGCCGCCCCGGCCGAGGAGAGCGTGACATGATCGGCGTGATGGTCTTCGTCTTTCTGGGCCTGCTGATCCTGGCGGTGCCGGTCGGCCACGTGCTGATGATCGCCTCGGGTGCCGCGGTGGTCTCGCAGGGCATGCTGCCGCTCAGCATCGTCGCCCAGCAGATGTTCAACCAGACCCAGTCCTTCCCGATGCTGGCCCTGCCCTTCTTCATTCTGGCCGGCAGTCTGATGATGAGCGGCCGGCTGGGCGACCATCTGATCGGCTTCGCCAAGATGCTGGTCCAGCGCTATCGGGGCGGCCTCGCCTCGGTCTCGGTGGTGGGCTCGGCGGTCTTCGGCGGTGTCTCGGGTTCGGCGGTCGCCGATGCCACGGCGCTCGGCTCCATGCTCATCCCCTGGCAGAAGCGCGAGGGCTATCCGGGCGGTTTCGTCGCCGCCAACAACGCCGCCTCGGCGATGATCGCGATCCTGATCCCGCCCTCGATCCCGCTGATCCTCTATTCGCTGGTCTCGGGCGTTTCGGTCGCGGCCCTGTTCGTGGCCGGTGTGCTGCCGGGTGTGCTGATCACGGTCGGCTTCGTGATGATCTGCAACATCTCGGCGCGGCTGCGCGGCTTCCCGCTGCATCGCGAACCTTTCGACTGGGCGGCCTTCCGCCATGTCGGGCTGCGCGCCCTGCCGGCGCTGGCCCTGCCGGTGCTGATCCTGGTGCTGCTACGCTTCGGCTTCGCCACGCCCACCGAAGTCTCGGTGCTGGCCACGATCTATGCCATGGCGGCGGGCCTGCTGATCTATCGCGATCTCACCCTCGACCGGGTGGTGAAGGCGATGATCCAGGCGGGCATCGCCACCGGCGTCGTGATGCTGGTGATCATGGGCTCGGCCGCCGTCGGCTGGCTGATGACCTTCGCCCAGATCCCGCAGAATTTCGCCGCCTGGTGCGTGGAAACCCTGCGCCATCCCTGGGCGATCATTCTGGCGATGAACGTGATCATGCTGATCGTCGGCATGTTCATCGACCTGCCGGCCGCGATCCTGCTGCTGGGGCCGATCTTCGTGCCGCTGGCCCAGACCATCGGGCTCGACCCCCTGCAGCTGGGCATCATGATGGTGCTGAACCTGGCCATTGGCCTGTTCACGCCGCCGGTCGGCACCACGCTGTTCATCTCGGCCTCGATCGCCCGGGTGCCGATTCTGACGGTCACCCGCGAACTCTGGCCGTTCTACCTGTTCACGCTAGCGGTGGTGATGGCCTTCAGCTTCATCCCCGCGCTCACCATCGGCTGATCCATGACCTCACCCCGACTGGTCTTCCTGGACCGCGGGACGCTGTCGCCCGGAACCCGGCTGCGCCGCCCCGCTTTCGACCACGACGTCGTGGTCCATGACCGCACCGCCCCCGATCAGGTGGCCGGCCGCATCGCCGGCGCCAGTATCGTGATCACCAACAAGGTGCGGATCGGGGCGGATGCGCTGGATGCAGCCCCCGGGCTGCGGCTGATCGCGGTCGCCGCCACCGGCACCGATGTCATCGACCTTGCCGCCTGTACGGCCCGCGGCATCACCGTCTGCAACATCCGCGACTATGCCCGCCACACCGTACCGGAACACACCTTCGCGCTGATCTTCGCCCTGCGCCGCAGCCTGCTGGCCTATGCCGATGCGGTCAGGGCCGGGCGCTGGCAGGCGGCCGGGCAGTTCTGCTTCTTCGACCACCCGATCCGTGATCTGGCCGGGTCGCGCCTCGGCATCATCGGTGATGGCGCGCTCGGCCGCGCGGTCGGGCGGATCGGTGCCGCCCTGGGGCTGGATGTCGTCTTCGCCGCCCATAAGGGCCGCAGCGTCGCCGGGGCGCAGGGCATGGGGCCGCTTTATACCGATTTCGACAGGGTGCTGGAAACCGCCGACATCCTGACCCTGCATGCCCCGCTGATCGAGCCCGGCCCCCATGGCCCGGGCACGAGACACATGATCGGCCGGCCGGAATTCGCCCGCATGGCCCGCCGGCCGCTGCTGATCAACACCGCGCGCGGCGGGCTGGTCGATGAAACCGCCCTGGTCGAGGCGCTGGAAGCCGGGCAGATCTCCGGCGCCGGTTTCGACGTCGCCACCGCCGAACCACCGGCGCCGGATCATCCGCTGATGCGCATCGCCGGCAGGCCCGACGTGATCATCACCCCCCATATCGCCTGGGCGGCGGAAGAGGCGATCCAGACGCTCGCCGATCAGCTGATCGACCTGATCGAGGCCTTCATGGCCGGCCGGCCGCGCAATGTCGTCGCCGGCCCGGGGGCCGGATCATGAGCGGCGGGGCCGATCCCCGCCGGGCGATCTTCGACGCCGCCGTGGCCGCCTGCGATCCGGGCCTCGTGCTGCCGGCCCATCTGCCCGATGCCCCGCCCCGTGGCCGGGTGGTGCTGCTGGCCTGCGGCAAGGCCGGCGCGGCGATGATCGCGGCCGCGGCCCGCCGGTATCGCGCAGCGGGGCTCCCCCCCGATCGCCTGCAGGGCCTGGCGGTGGTGCGCCATGGCTACGGCGCCCGCGACGACGACGGCCTGCCGCCCGGGATCGAGGTGGTGGAGGCCGGCCATCCGGTCCCGGACGAGGCCGGGCTTGCAGCCACCCGCCGGGTGCTGACGATGGCGGCGGCGGCACGCCCGGACGATCTGGTGCTGGCGCTGATCTCGGGCGGGGGGTCCGCCAACTGGGTGGCCCCCGCCCCGGGCGTCGACCTTGCGGAGAAACAGGCGCTGACCCGCGCCTTGCTCCGCTCAGGGGCCGATATCCACGAGATCAATGCGGTGCGCCGGCATCTTTCGGCGATCAAGGGCGGGCGGCTCGCCGGGCTGATCCGCGGCCGGCTGGAAAGCTTCGCCATCTCGGATGTGCCGGGCGACGACCCCGCCGCCATCGCCTCGGGCCCCACGGTCGCCGACCCGACCACCCTGGCGGATGCCCGCGCGGTGCTGGAGAGATATGATGTGCCCCCCTCTCCCGCCATCGCGCTCAGGCTGCGGGATCCGGCTGCCGAGACGCCCAAACCGGGCGACCCGGCCGTCGACCGCCGCCCCTTCACCCTGCTCGCCCGACCCGCCGATGCCCTGGCTGCCGCCGCCGATGCCGCAGCCCGGGCCGGCTATCGTCCGGTTCTGCTGGGCAGCGATCTTGCCGGCGAGGCACGAGACGAGGGCACACGTCAGGCGTCCCTGGCCCTGGCGGCACAGGCGGAAGGGCACCGGGTCGCGCTGATCTCGGGCGGGGAGCTTACGGTCACCCTCCGCGGCGACGGCCGGGGCGGCCCCAATCAGGAATTCGCCCTGGCGCTGGCGATTGCGCTGGGCGGCGCCCCGGGCATCCGGGCGCTGGCAGCCGATACCGACGGCACCGATGGCGGCGCGGGTGCCGCCAGCGATCCGGCCGGTGCGCTGGTCGACCCCGATACCCTGGCACGCGCCCGGGCCGCCGGAACCGATGCCCGCGCGGCCCTGCTGCGCAATGATTCGACCGGCTTCTTTCAGGCGGCGGGCGGGCTGTTCCACCCTGGCCCCACCCGCACCAATGTCAACGACCTGCGGGTGATCCTGGTCGACCCGCTGCCGCCCGCCGGCACATCAGTTCGCGCCTGAAGCCCGCCGGATGAAATCGCCGACGGCGGTGCCGCGCAGCATCGCCAGACGATAGACAAACATCGCGTCGCGTTTGCGCAGATCCGTGGTCGCCATATCGGCGTGCAGCCTTTTCAGCCGCTCGGTGTCGAGCATCTCGCAGGCCGCAGGCGACCGCAGAATGCCTTCGACCGTGCTGTCCAGCAGCTCCGGCTTTGCGGTGAGGGCTTCGTGCCAGTCCGGCGCCTGCAGGCCGCGGCGACGCTCCGCCAGTACCTCGCGCGGCAAACGGTCGGTCATGGCGCGCCGGGCGAGCGCACGCCCGCCACCATTCTCGACGAAGATCTCGTCCGGCACCCGCATCGCAAACTCGATCAGGCGGATGTCCGAGGTCGGATCCCGGCTGTCCAGCCCCCAGCCGGCCAGTACAGCCTTGTGGTAATTGCCGCCGTCGACACGACGCAAAACCCTGAGACGCAACTCGATGCTGTCGAGGCTGGGGCGATAGGAGAGGTCGAAACCAGCCCTCTTTGCCGCTTCGAAGGCCCGGGCCCGCCTGTCGGGATGCAGCAGAGAGATGGTGGCAAGGTCCATCTGCCGCCCGGCCAGCTTCATCAGGCCGAGCCATGCCCAGGACGGCAGGGCCGGACCAATGGACTGCGCCAGCATGCCACGCCACCGCCACTGCCCGCCGGCGCGGACATGGCCGCGCGCCTCCTTGAACCAGCGCACGAAACGGCCGGACAGAAAGAGCTGGGGATAGAAGGTGTAGCCGTCATAGCTGAGGCTCATATTCCCCATCTGCCCCGACAACACGACGCGGTGCCCCGCCTTTCGGGCCATGTCGTTGATCTGATTCATCCAGACATGATTGCAGGGGTTGAGGATCGGGCGATCCATGAACTGAAACCCCGTCCCCAGCATCTCTATCGGCGAGGTACCGTCGTTGACCACCCGGACATGGTCGACATTCGGATAAAGCCGGGCGGTCGCCGAAGCCAGCGGCCATTCATCGGCCATCCGGTCGCGATCCACGAACCGGTCGTCATAGCCGGGGCGGACCGTCGAGGTATAGGCCGTCACCCGGCCCGGCGCGATCAGACGCGCGGCCGTGGCGGTCACCGACGAACTGTCGAGACCCGAACTCAGATGGGTCGCCACCCGGTCGCCCGCACCTCTGAGCCGGCAGCGCACCGCCCGGTCCAGTTCAGTGCGCAGGGCCTCGGCATATTCGTCACGGCTGGACAGGCGGAGGAGCGGCGGCGCGGGGTTCCACCAGCCCTCGGCGCGGACGCCGCCGTCGGCCGTCACCACGGCGCGGTGGCCAGGCAGGAGGCGTTCGATGCCTTCGAAGAAGGAATTGGTCCCCAGTTCCGGCAGCAGGGCCAGGAAGCCGTTGAGCCGTTCCATATCGGGGGCCATGCGCAGCCAGGGCAGCGCCAGCAGGCCGCGGGGCATGGTCGCCACAGCAAAGAAGCGGCCGCCGCCGGGCAGGGTTCCCGCATGATAGTGCAGCGGCCGGGCGCCCAGATGGTCGCGGGCCATCAGCAGGCGGCGTTCACGGACGTCCCAGACCACAAAGGCGAAATCGCCGTAGAAATGATGGACGCAGTCCAGCTCCCAGCGTTCGAACGCCGCCATGGCCAGATCGGAATCGGCCATGGTCTTCAGCCGGTCGGCGCTGATGCCCAACTCCTGCGCCAGATCCTCGCGGTTGTCCAGGCGCAGATCGGCCACCATGACGAAGCGGCCGCCGGCGCCTTCCACCGGCTGGCGGTCGTAAATGTCTTCCGGCAGCGACGGGTTGAGCCGCAACCCGATCGTGATCCGTTCATCGGCCCACCCCTGATCCGCTGCCCCGGGGCGGGCATGGGGAGTATAAATGGCCTGGGCAGCCAGCATCCGGGTGAGCGCGGCATCGCCCTCGGTGTTGCCATCGACCTGCCAGAAAGCAGCAAGCGCGGTCATACGCGGGTCCTCCGGCTCCGGAGGGCGACACGGCAGATGGCAGGATCAGGCAGGCTCATGAGGCGACACGTCCCGGGAAATGCGAACCGGCCCGGATCATAGCCGATTCCGGGCCGGTCACACATCCTCTCTTTCCAGTCCCGACGGCCGTCAGGCGCGCCCGGATACCAGGCGGCGGAAGAGCTGAACCGGCCGCGCCGGCTCGGGACCATGCGGCTGCAGCACCAGGAACTCGGCCCAGCGGGCAATCGGCCGATCCTCGGGCGCTTCCACCGTGGTGAAGCCGCAATCGAGCAGCATGACGAACTGGTCGGGCAGAACATGGCCGCGGGCGCGGATCTCACCCTCATAGCCCATGTGCTCACGCAGCGTGCGGGCAATGGTGAAGCCGCGGCCGTCGCGGAATTTCGGGAAGTCGATCGCCACCAGATCGATGGCATCCAGCACCTCGCGCAGCCGCTCTGGCCGGGCATCGGGCCCCAGCGCCACACCACGCGCCAGCCCGTCGCCCGCAACCTCCGGCGTGCCGGCCCGGGCGGCCAGGAAGCGGGCCAGCGGCAGGATGGTCTCGGGGGTGGTTACCGCCTCGCCATCGGCCGCCACCTGCCAGCGATCGGCGATCGGCTGCCCCTGATCATTTAGCAGAGCCATACAGCGCGTCCTTGAACGGGGTGATGCCGATGCGGCGATAGGTGTCGATGAAGGTCTCGCCGGCCTCGCGGTGGGCGACATGGACGTTGACGATGGTCTCGATCGCATCGACCACGTCTTCATACGAGACCGACGGCCCCAGGATCTGGCCCACGGCCGCCTGCTCGTCGGCCGCACCGCCCAGCGTGATCTGATAGGCTTCGACGCCGGCGCGATCCAGGCCCAGAATGCCGATATTGCCGATATGGTGATGGCCGCAGGCATTGATGCAGCCCGAGATGTTCAGCGTCAGCCGGCCGATATCGTGCTGGCGGTCCAGATCGGCGAAACGTTCGGCGATCCGCTGGGCGACGGGGATGCTGCGGGCCGTCGCCAGCGCGCAGTAATCCATGCCCGGGCAGGCGATGATGTCGCTGACCAGCCCGATATTGGCGGTCTCCAGCCCGGTGCCCTGCAGGGCCTGCCACAGCGCGTAGAGCGCGTCCTGGCGGACATGGGGCAGAACCAGGTTCTGTTCATGCGCCACGCGGATCTCGCCGAAGGAATGCCGGTCGGCAAGGTCGGCGACCAGGTCCATCTGCGCATCGGTGGCATCGCCCGGAATGCCGCCCACCGGCTTCAGCGAGATGACCGCCGAGATGTAGCCCGGCCGCTTGTGCGGGTTGGTGTTGGTCCGCACCCAGGCTGCGAAGGCCGGATCCGCGGCTTTGGCACGCGTGAAGGCATCGGACACCGCCGGCAGGGTCTCGAAATCCGGATCGACGAAACGGGCCGCGATCGCCTCCACCACCTCAGGCTCAAGGCGGTAGCCCTCGGCATCCATCGCCGCGAATTCTTCCTCGACCATCTGGCGGAAACGTTCGGGCTTGGTCTCGCGGACCAGGATCTTGATCCGGGCCTTGTAGAGATTGTCGCGCCGGCCGAGAGCGTTATAGACCCGCAGCACCGCTTCCATGTAGCGCAGGAAATCCGGCACCGCCACCCAGTCGGCAACCCTGGTCGCCACGATCGGCGTGCGGCCCAGCCCGCCGCCGACATGGATCTCGAACCCGATCTCGCCCGCCGCATTGCGCTTCGCCAGCACGCCGATATCGTGCAGCCGCACGGCCGCGCGGTCATTCGGGCTGCCGGTGATGGCGATCTTGAACTTGCGCGGCAGGAAGGTGAATTCCGGGTGGTCGGTGGACCACTGGCGCAGGATTTCGGCGAAGATGCGGGGATCGACCACCTCGTCGGCGGCCGCGCCCGCAAACTGGTCGGTGGTCACGTTGCGGATGCAGTTGCCGCTGGTCTGGATGGCGTGGATGTCGGCATCGGCCAGCACCTCCAGAATATCGGGGGTGTCGACCAGCCGCGGCCAGTTGAACTGGATGTTCTGGCGGGTGGTGAAATGGCCATACCCCCGGTCATAGACCCGGGCGACATAGGCCAGCTGGCGCATCTGGTCCGACGACAGCACGCCATAGGGCACGGCCACCCGCAGCATATAGCCGTGCAGCTGAAGATAGAGGCCGTTCATCAGCCGGAAGGAGCGGAACTCCTCTTCCGTCAGCTCACCGGCGATGCGACGCTCGACCTGGCGGCGGAAGACCTCGGCCCGATCCTTCAGGAAGGCGCGGTCCTGCTCGTCGTAATTGTAGATGCCGGCGGTCGCGCGATGCTGCGGCCGGGGGGCTGCCGACACCGGCGGCGCCGGCGGCCATGCGGTTTCGCCCGCCTGCTTGCCCAGATCGGCGCGCACGCTGGGGCCACGGCTGCGGATGCTCTCCCGCCGGGTGGCGGGCACCGGGCGGCCGCCGTCCACCTCGGCCGGGGCCTCGGCCACCGAGACGACCTCCTGGCGACGCTCACCTTCGGCCGCGAGCGCACGCCCGGCCTCCAGCGTCTCGCGGTCGAAGACGGCGGCACCGTCGACCCGTTCCACCCACTCGCCCGCCTGATTGAGCCAGACGGCAACGCCGTCGGTCAGGCGGTTGGCGGAAATCACATGCAAGCTCATGACCCGAACTCCTGCTCACCGCCGGCTGCGGGGACCGTCGGTGAAGGGGCAATCCGCGACGACATTGTTGTTTCGCGGCTTAATCCACACACGAAGATCATATATACGGCCGACGCCGGGAATTGCAACGCAATCCGATGTGAATAAAGGTGATGCCTGCATTGATGCCGGGACAATCTCACCGAAGATAGTCTCAGCCTGGGCTAGATAACATATTTTCGGTAGAAAACCCGAAAAATAACACTAATTTTTTGTTTAATCAGGCATCGGGGGTATAGAGGTGCTGAACCACCTCGACGCCGCGGAGCGCGAAACGTCCGACCGAGGCCACCTGATGGCCTGCGCCGTCCAGGGCATCGACGAAGGCCTGCGACAACAGCAGATTGCGGTCGACCGACCGGCACATGGCGGAAATGCGGGCGACCTCGTTCACCGCCGGCCCCACGACGGTGAAGTCCAGCCGGTCGGGACCGCCGACATTGCCGTAGAACACCGACCCCACATGCAGGGCAAGATAGAGCCCGGTCGAGGGCAGCCCCGCGCCTTCGCGCATCCGCGCCAGATCGCCGAGGCCCTGCCGGGCGGCAGCGGCGGCGGCCAGCGCCCGTTCCGTCGCCGCCTGGCGGTCGTCGGCAGGGAAGACGGCCAGAATGCCGTCGCCCATGAATTTCAGGACTTCGCCACCCTCGGCATGGATGGCGGCAACCACCGGTTCGACATGGTCGTTCAGGAAAGGGATCACCTGATCGGGCGGCAGGCTGCCGCTGATCCGCGTCCAGTCGCGCAGATCGCTGAACCACAGCACGGCATCGCGCTTTTCGGCGACCCCGCGCACGATCCGTCCCGACATCACCTGGCGGGCGACGTCGCGGCCCAGATAGGTGCGGGCGATGGTATGTGCGATACCGGACAGCGAGGCCGCGCGTATCGCCAGCCCCAGGGATGGCATGACCGCCAGGACGGCCGCCACGTCCGCCTCGCCGAACCCGCCCGGATGATCGGTGATCCACGAGACATAGACGCATTCCATGCCACCGACGCCGATCCCGTCGCCACCGGTGCCGCCGAAGCGGACGATGGTGGCCAGATAGCCGGTCTGGCCCTCGGCACGCAGCTCGGCCAGGTAGTCGAACTCGCCATCGGTCGCCGGCGACAGCAGGCGCAGCAGCATCGGCGCGCCACTCTGCTCCAGATGATTGAACGGGCTGCCCGCCCAGCTGTCCGGATCATGATCGCGACCATAGGCGATCACCGCCGTCTCTTCCTCTCCGGACCGCCAGCGAAAGGCATGTCCCTCCAGGATCGGGTGCAGGGTGTCGCAGACCATGTTGGCGCGGGTCAACGGCACACCCAAAGCCCGCAACCGCTCGGCCGTGCCGTTCAGCAGCGCCTGCTCACCGTCTCCGGCAAGGCCGGTGTCCAGGATCCAGCGGCAGAT contains:
- a CDS encoding DUF2849 domain-containing protein; amino-acid sequence: MSLHVISANRLTDGVAVWLNQAGEWVERVDGAAVFDRETLEAGRALAAEGERRQEVVSVAEAPAEVDGGRPVPATRRESIRSRGPSVRADLGKQAGETAWPPAPPVSAAPRPQHRATAGIYNYDEQDRAFLKDRAEVFRRQVERRIAGELTEEEFRSFRLMNGLYLQLHGYMLRVAVPYGVLSSDQMRQLAYVARVYDRGYGHFTTRQNIQFNWPRLVDTPDILEVLADADIHAIQTSGNCIRNVTTDQFAGAAADEVVDPRIFAEILRQWSTDHPEFTFLPRKFKIAITGSPNDRAAVRLHDIGVLAKRNAAGEIGFEIHVGGGLGRTPIVATRVADWVAVPDFLRYMEAVLRVYNALGRRDNLYKARIKILVRETKPERFRQMVEEEFAAMDAEGYRLEPEVVEAIAARFVDPDFETLPAVSDAFTRAKAADPAFAAWVRTNTNPHKRPGYISAVISLKPVGGIPGDATDAQMDLVADLADRHSFGEIRVAHEQNLVLPHVRQDALYALWQALQGTGLETANIGLVSDIIACPGMDYCALATARSIPVAQRIAERFADLDRQHDIGRLTLNISGCINACGHHHIGNIGILGLDRAGVEAYQITLGGAADEQAAVGQILGPSVSYEDVVDAIETIVNVHVAHREAGETFIDTYRRIGITPFKDALYGSAK
- a CDS encoding adenylate/guanylate cyclase domain-containing protein → MAIDVGDICRWILDTGLAGDGEQALLNGTAERLRALGVPLTRANMVCDTLHPILEGHAFRWRSGEEETAVIAYGRDHDPDSWAGSPFNHLEQSGAPMLLRLLSPATDGEFDYLAELRAEGQTGYLATIVRFGGTGGDGIGVGGMECVYVSWITDHPGGFGEADVAAVLAVMPSLGLAIRAASLSGIAHTIARTYLGRDVARQVMSGRIVRGVAEKRDAVLWFSDLRDWTRISGSLPPDQVIPFLNDHVEPVVAAIHAEGGEVLKFMGDGILAVFPADDRQAATERALAAAAAARQGLGDLARMREGAGLPSTGLYLALHVGSVFYGNVGGPDRLDFTVVGPAVNEVARISAMCRSVDRNLLLSQAFVDALDGAGHQVASVGRFALRGVEVVQHLYTPDA